The stretch of DNA AGTACGTAGATGTAGCGATACGTCATTGCCATCATGAAAACCAGCAAGTGAGGAAAGCCCATCCGCCGAAGCGCTTTCAGAAGCACGGGCCAGCGCGTCGTGAGAATCAACAACAGTGCAAAAGAAACAGACGTAACCACGCGCACAATCAGCAGAGTGGCGGCTCGCGAACCCTGATCGGTCACGATCAGGTTTGTGCCCGGAATGGCAACCAACGGTTCTCCTGGTGTCAGGAAAAGAGCAGGAAGCGCGATCAGACCCGTGTAAAGTGGAATGAAAAACAACAATCGCCGGAAAAAAGAATAGGACAGTAGCATGGAACCAGCAGCGAGGAAAAGCGCAACCGCAAGCAGCACTACTATGGGCATAATACTATGTGTAAAGGAGCTCGAGAGGATGAGCAGCAGGAGGCCGGCAATTTTTATGCGGGGATCGATCTTCTGAAGCCAGCCGGGGCGTCCGGCGGTTTCTTCTGCAAAGACGGAACCCTGGAGA from bacterium encodes:
- the cbiQ gene encoding cobalt ECF transporter T component CbiQ → MTNYRTYLEKNLLRFTQVLQGSVFAEETAGRPGWLQKIDPRIKIAGLLLLILSSSFTHSIMPIVVLLAVALFLAAGSMLLSYSFFRRLLFFIPLYTGLIALPALFLTPGEPLVAIPGTNLIVTDQGSRAATLLIVRVVTSVSFALLLILTTRWPVLLKALRRMGFPHLLVFMMAMTYRYIYVLLQSANSLFLARKSRKVGPEAWRTAKEWIGAISGVLLGKSYSLSSEIYLAMVSRGFRGEPVLLTDFRTHPRDWFWFSLFLALSGVTFFWETILERFI